The Bacteroides acidifaciens genome includes a region encoding these proteins:
- a CDS encoding glycosyl hydrolase family 18 protein yields the protein MRNKFLFLCLFLFGTLTACKNTKWVDVPTGTPPEGAIIGKPGESEEPDEPTVKSFINCSYIRGDFFETNRISAASMGACTDLIYLAARPYANGEVAFELPLNDATMTNVSHTGTFQGRNGVVKFEGTSLMNGGDGLLHSADGAFNKFTFGTYIYISEWVDGAFLFKKMDGNSTIIAFQMGETANSLKLSIGSSVATVTTPDLATGWHYIGLTYEQGTAKLYVDTNNTAISFVGALPKEVPNTRTDFLIGDKFKGYLDETFVSSLVVGTSGRNPITFDNWNNSKILAYWKYDDATKPGKDSHSWLGRLNNIRIALQGQQGDRRLRLGIAGGEWKKMMADVTARTRFASEVKKIIEQYDFNGVDFDFEWPANASEYNNYSATVIQMRSTLGTYVYFTASLHPVSFKISPEAIDALDFISYQCYGPAVMRFPYEQFVKDGEAAVAYGIPKNKLVMGVPFYGSTGRLTAAYCDFVNDGLATTNEDTYTYKGNTYTFNSIETIRKKARYVCEEDYAGIMSWDLATDIDITNNKSLLKVIKEEFEYYANPTE from the coding sequence ATGAGAAACAAATTCCTATTTCTTTGTCTCTTCCTTTTTGGAACGTTGACAGCTTGTAAAAACACAAAATGGGTAGACGTTCCAACTGGTACTCCTCCTGAAGGTGCAATCATTGGAAAACCTGGTGAATCGGAAGAACCGGATGAGCCTACTGTAAAATCATTCATTAATTGCTCTTACATTCGGGGGGATTTTTTTGAAACAAACCGTATTTCAGCAGCTAGTATGGGTGCTTGTACAGATTTGATTTATTTGGCGGCGCGTCCTTATGCAAATGGTGAGGTCGCTTTTGAATTGCCATTGAATGATGCAACGATGACAAACGTATCTCATACTGGCACTTTTCAAGGTCGTAATGGAGTGGTTAAATTTGAAGGAACAAGTCTTATGAATGGCGGTGATGGATTACTTCACTCTGCTGATGGAGCCTTTAATAAATTCACCTTTGGTACCTATATATATATAAGTGAATGGGTGGACGGAGCTTTTCTCTTTAAGAAAATGGATGGAAACTCCACGATCATTGCTTTTCAAATGGGTGAGACAGCTAATAGTTTGAAACTTTCTATTGGAAGTTCGGTTGCAACCGTTACCACTCCTGATCTGGCAACAGGTTGGCACTATATTGGTTTGACTTATGAACAGGGAACGGCGAAACTTTATGTGGATACAAACAATACTGCAATAAGTTTTGTAGGTGCTCTTCCTAAGGAAGTACCTAATACACGTACTGATTTTTTGATTGGAGATAAATTTAAAGGTTATTTAGATGAAACTTTTGTAAGCAGTCTGGTAGTAGGTACATCAGGTAGAAATCCTATCACCTTTGACAATTGGAATAATTCAAAAATACTTGCTTACTGGAAATATGATGATGCCACGAAACCTGGCAAGGATTCACATTCCTGGTTGGGGCGTTTGAATAATATACGTATCGCTTTACAGGGACAACAGGGAGATAGAAGATTGCGCTTGGGCATTGCCGGTGGAGAATGGAAAAAGATGATGGCTGATGTCACTGCCCGCACAAGATTTGCTTCCGAGGTGAAGAAGATTATCGAACAATATGATTTTAATGGGGTTGATTTTGATTTTGAATGGCCTGCAAATGCCAGTGAATATAATAATTATAGTGCAACTGTAATCCAAATGCGTTCTACATTAGGAACGTATGTTTACTTCACCGCATCGTTGCATCCGGTTTCTTTTAAAATTTCCCCGGAAGCTATTGATGCTTTGGATTTTATCTCTTATCAATGTTACGGTCCTGCAGTGATGCGTTTTCCTTACGAGCAATTTGTAAAAGATGGAGAAGCAGCTGTGGCATATGGAATCCCTAAGAATAAGCTGGTGATGGGAGTGCCTTTCTATGGTTCTACGGGTCGTCTGACTGCTGCCTATTGTGATTTCGTGAATGATGGTTTGGCTACTACGAATGAAGATACATATACATATAAAGGAAATACATATACTTTCAACAGTATAGAAACGATTCGTAAGAAAGCGAGATATGTCTGTGAAGAAGACTATGCAGGCATTATGAGTTGGGATTTGGCAACAGATATTGACATAACCAATAACAAGTCTTTGTTGAAGGTCATAAAAGAAGAGTTTGAATATTATGCGAATCCGACGGAATAA
- a CDS encoding SusC/RagA family TonB-linked outer membrane protein: MEKKKFMRVQKFLILFLILLLSFPLSALAQQQMIKGQVVDDKGETIIGATVMVKGSKDGTLTDIDGNFSVKGKVGNTLVISYVGFTPLEIKVTKAEGNRFTLKEDTKVLDEVVVVGMDKQKRSTITAAVATVGSDAIVNRPVTDLTSALQGNVAGLNFSSDAVANGVGGETGAEIKFNIRGIGSINGGKPYVLVDGVEQSLQNVNPADIETISVLKDASSAAVYGARAAYGVVIVTTKSGKKEKTRISYSGTVGFSSPINMPQMMNSIEFANYLNERDDNDGVKHSIPDALIEKMQGFMENPYSEKFPGIGPNAGGTGWAGSKDAVYANTDWYDYYFKKASIRHSHNLSVTGGSDKFNYYVGLGYIYQEGLLDQVDDNLSKYNVNSKFQIQANKWLKFNFNNNLSLNILKRPMANQTIFYGTIGSSFPNSPTHLPVKSEYNDNSEYRYLKQSHYVQNRISDAMSFAATITPLEGWDIVGEMKVRFDVENNDFKRGYPTAEKPDGTLDISKGTKQGYQYPGMNWKNSNWGSYTRGNTFNYYLSPNVSSSYTHAWGDHFFKAMAGFQMELQENSNGYTYKDGLLTSDIFSFVNANGQVLAGEDRTHWATMGMYAKLNWNYKEIYFLEFSGRYDGSSRFAPGNRWGLFPSFSAGYDISRTDYFKALNLPVSQLKVRVSYGRLGNQNGAGLYDYLGIQSLTSDSPNAWLLPGVQATPQKGTLATTPKMISSYITWEKVDNANLGLDLMLLDNRLSVTADIYQRTTRDMIGPAEAIPNLGGISTADRAKVNNATLRNRGWELSVNWQDQLKCGFSYGIGFNVFNYKAVVTKYNNSEGLIYNNHTGLATNKGYYEGMDIGEIWGYEANDLFLSNREVDAYLRLVDLSFFKSGDKWQRGDLKYIDSDGDGKVDPGKGTLADHGDLKIIGNATPKYSFGINLNVGYKGFEISTLLQGVAKRDFPMAASTYLFGGKEWFKEHLDYFSTENPNGYLPRLTTDTQTTSANTGYNTTRYMLNAAYMRMKNLTVSYTFKPQLLKNIGLSNLKVYFTCDNLFTISKLPNQFDPETLNQVNTWAGGSNAAAPGLTSAQNQNGNGKVYPMNRNFVFGLDFTF; encoded by the coding sequence ATGGAAAAAAAGAAGTTCATGCGAGTACAGAAATTTTTGATTCTGTTTCTGATACTCCTGCTATCATTTCCTTTGAGTGCGTTGGCACAGCAACAAATGATAAAAGGACAGGTGGTAGATGATAAAGGTGAAACCATTATCGGTGCTACAGTGATGGTGAAAGGTTCTAAAGATGGGACGCTGACTGACATTGACGGTAACTTTTCCGTGAAAGGGAAAGTAGGTAACACATTGGTTATTTCTTATGTCGGTTTTACTCCCCTTGAAATAAAGGTGACAAAAGCAGAAGGCAATCGATTTACGTTAAAAGAGGATACAAAAGTATTGGATGAAGTGGTAGTAGTAGGTATGGACAAACAGAAGCGAAGCACCATCACGGCGGCGGTGGCTACTGTAGGTTCCGATGCTATTGTCAACCGTCCGGTCACTGACCTCACGAGTGCCCTTCAGGGTAACGTAGCCGGTTTAAACTTCTCTTCTGATGCGGTTGCTAATGGTGTAGGTGGTGAGACCGGTGCCGAAATTAAATTCAATATTCGTGGTATCGGTTCTATCAATGGAGGCAAGCCTTATGTACTAGTAGACGGAGTGGAGCAAAGTCTGCAGAACGTGAATCCTGCCGACATCGAAACCATCAGTGTATTGAAAGATGCTTCTTCTGCTGCCGTTTATGGTGCACGTGCCGCCTATGGTGTGGTTATCGTCACTACCAAAAGTGGTAAAAAGGAAAAAACACGTATATCTTACAGTGGTACTGTAGGATTCAGTTCTCCTATTAATATGCCCCAAATGATGAATTCCATTGAATTTGCCAATTATCTGAACGAACGAGATGATAACGATGGAGTAAAACACTCGATTCCTGATGCGCTCATCGAAAAGATGCAGGGCTTTATGGAGAATCCTTATTCGGAAAAGTTCCCGGGCATAGGACCTAATGCGGGCGGTACCGGTTGGGCAGGTTCTAAAGATGCTGTGTATGCCAATACCGACTGGTATGATTACTACTTTAAAAAAGCTTCCATCCGCCATTCTCATAATCTGAGCGTAACGGGAGGTTCTGATAAATTTAATTATTACGTGGGTTTGGGATATATTTACCAAGAAGGATTACTGGATCAAGTAGACGATAACTTGAGTAAGTACAATGTAAACTCGAAGTTTCAGATCCAAGCCAATAAATGGTTGAAGTTTAATTTCAATAATAACCTTTCACTGAATATACTGAAGCGTCCGATGGCTAACCAGACCATTTTTTATGGAACTATCGGAAGCAGCTTTCCGAATTCTCCGACCCATCTTCCTGTAAAGTCGGAATATAATGACAATTCCGAATACCGTTATCTGAAACAATCGCATTATGTGCAGAACAGAATTTCTGATGCGATGTCGTTTGCCGCTACGATTACTCCGCTGGAAGGGTGGGATATTGTAGGTGAAATGAAAGTACGCTTCGATGTGGAAAACAATGACTTCAAACGCGGATATCCTACTGCCGAAAAACCTGACGGAACGTTGGATATAAGCAAGGGAACCAAACAGGGATATCAATATCCGGGCATGAACTGGAAAAACTCAAATTGGGGCTCTTATACACGCGGTAATACATTCAACTACTACCTGTCTCCAAACGTATCATCATCCTACACACATGCTTGGGGCGACCACTTCTTTAAGGCGATGGCGGGTTTCCAGATGGAACTGCAAGAAAATTCGAATGGTTATACTTATAAAGACGGATTGCTGACTAGTGATATATTCTCTTTTGTGAATGCTAACGGGCAAGTATTGGCAGGTGAAGACCGGACGCATTGGGCTACAATGGGTATGTACGCTAAACTGAATTGGAATTACAAGGAGATTTATTTTCTGGAATTCAGTGGACGTTATGACGGTTCTTCCCGTTTTGCTCCGGGAAATCGCTGGGGATTGTTCCCCTCTTTTTCAGCCGGTTATGACATTTCTCGTACCGACTATTTCAAAGCGCTGAATCTGCCGGTTTCTCAATTGAAAGTACGTGTTTCTTACGGTCGCTTGGGTAATCAGAACGGAGCGGGACTCTACGATTACCTCGGGATTCAGAGTTTGACCTCCGATTCACCTAATGCTTGGCTGTTACCCGGTGTGCAAGCTACTCCTCAAAAAGGAACTTTAGCCACTACGCCTAAGATGATCAGTTCGTATATTACGTGGGAGAAGGTAGACAATGCCAACTTAGGTCTCGACTTGATGTTGTTGGATAACAGATTGTCTGTTACTGCTGATATCTATCAGCGTACCACACGCGACATGATTGGTCCTGCTGAAGCTATTCCGAATCTCGGAGGTATTAGTACGGCTGACCGTGCGAAAGTCAATAACGCTACTTTGCGAAATCGTGGTTGGGAATTGTCTGTAAACTGGCAGGACCAGCTAAAATGTGGCTTTAGCTATGGCATAGGATTCAATGTATTCAATTACAAAGCTGTTGTCACCAAATATAATAATTCGGAGGGGTTGATATACAACAATCATACCGGTTTGGCAACTAATAAAGGATATTATGAAGGAATGGACATAGGTGAAATTTGGGGATATGAAGCGAATGATCTTTTTCTGTCCAATCGCGAAGTGGACGCATATCTCAGACTAGTAGATCTTAGTTTCTTTAAGTCCGGCGATAAGTGGCAACGAGGCGACTTGAAATACATTGATTCCGACGGTGACGGTAAAGTGGACCCGGGTAAGGGTACATTGGCCGACCATGGTGATTTGAAAATTATCGGTAATGCTACTCCCAAATACAGTTTCGGTATCAATCTAAACGTAGGATATAAGGGATTTGAAATATCCACTTTACTACAAGGAGTTGCCAAGAGAGATTTTCCGATGGCCGCCAGTACTTACCTATTCGGTGGTAAAGAATGGTTCAAAGAGCATCTCGATTATTTCAGCACCGAGAATCCTAATGGATATTTACCTCGATTGACAACTGATACTCAGACTACGAGTGCCAATACGGGATATAATACTACCCGCTATATGCTGAATGCGGCATATATGCGTATGAAGAATTTGACAGTATCTTATACTTTTAAGCCTCAATTGTTGAAGAATATTGGACTAAGTAACCTGAAAGTATACTTTACATGCGATAACCTGTTTACCATCAGTAAACTGCCGAATCAGTTTGATCCGGAAACCCTTAATCAGGTGAACACGTGGGCAGGCGGAAGTAACGCGGCTGCTCCGGGACTTACCTCGGCTCAAAATCAGAATGGTAACGGAAAGGTGTATCCGATGAACCGTAATTTCGTGTTTGGACTTGATTTTACATTTTAA